TCAACAAGGAGTGCAGGTTCTTTGCTGAGAACGATACTTCTGTTGCTGCCGGTGCCACGGATGATGAAAGCTCTGCAGAGTTCCAAGGTTGGTTCCAGAAAATCATCCATATCTTTGGCAGTCACAAACTCAAGTAGATTCCCTATTCTTCTGACAACTTGAAGCTGCGAAAGGATATTGGAGTCCATGTCCGGAGCAGATGCCAGAGCAAAACAAAGCTTGACATTGCTTACGTTTGCATTTGAAAGATCTCCAAGCAAGAATTCAAAGCACTGGGATACTGTCGCTTCATTCAGGATATCAGATACCTTAACACAATCATGTTCCATCAGCATCACTAGAAGTTTCTGTGCATACATAGGTATTGGATCTTCATCCTCTGCAAATGAAGGGTACATTGGGAGAAAATATTTGTGAGAGATTGTTTTCAGGTCAGCTAAACATTGTTCATCTGCAGTCAATGAAGAATCACTGAAGATCACAATCATCACATCAGACAGTATCTTCAAACACAGGAATCTGGCATCACAATCTTTATTGCCCTTGTATAAGATGGATAAGCTTGGAAGGAATCGACTTGTGAATATTTTGTGTTCCCTAAGTATAACAGAAGGCTCCTCCGTAGCTGCCTCAAGAACCCTCAGCAATGTCATTTGGAAATCATCCCGAGCCTGGAAGTACAATAAAGTGTGCACAAATTATCACAAAAGACAGGAGTTTAGCAAACACATTGCGTAATGCAAAGACTGTTAAGGCAAGACAGCAACAACTCTAGGATGAGTTTATTTTAGACATTGCAGTACAAATATATAATGAATTGTCTCCATATTTTCTCATCAGGTTGAGGTCCAGATAGTTACAGGCCATACCTGAAATGGTGTCTCCAATATCTTCATAAGATTAGCCAACTGGAGCAATACTTGACTTGTCACAACTCTGTGATTGAAGGATACACTCCCAAGAAGATGAAGGATGACAGGGAACAAATGAATTGTGCTCTTTGGATGAGCACGTCCAGTTAAAGCAGTAATAGGTCCATGACGTTTGCCACCCATGACTTGCTGTATATCACTGGATACAGTGTCAAGAATGCCTGGGACCAACGAAGCAACTAACTGAACAAATGCTTCTGTACATTGATGAATGAAACCATCCTTCTCCTTTCCCAATCTATCGACTGCTGATAGTAGCTTTGCATTGCAAAAGAATTGTGGAAGCCACCTTCGACTGTTCTTGCAAAGAAGAGCAACAAATAGAAGGGCTTTCCCACGCAGAATGTCAGTTCCCTGCTCTATCAGAGAAATAAGTCCAGGGACCAACTGTTTCTCCTCAGTTAATGACAGAATATAGCGGCTCATATTTGGTATGATATGACTGTTCCCTAATGCCGAGTTCAGAAGATTCAGACTTATCTGTTGCTCACGTGGATTGCCCTTAAGGAGTGTGCATGCAATATCCTTAAATGTTAGCTTCTCCAGTATTAAATGAGTACATGACGAACTGAATCGAGCTAGGCGGCTCAAACAAGAAATTGCAATAAGCCTTGTGTTCTCCTGCTTCCCAGTTGCTTTATAGATGTAGCAAAGATGACCAATTACATCTTGGGAAGCAAACCGTGATGTCCAATCTGTTCCTTGGCTACATATATTATCAATTGTCCGTAAGGCATAAAGCTGGGCTAGATCGTCTTCCCCTTTACGCAAGATAGATGACACCAGTGCGATTACAGAACTAGGGACCTGCACAGTTTGCCAAGTTAAATCATGAGAAGACAATACTTTGAATTTGTAGCTGCAAATAAGGAAAGGAGCCATTCATATGTATATCTAGGCTACATGACCACATACAACTAAGATATTTATATATATTATATATCTTCATGTTCCAATACATACTCTTTTATGTACTTATAATAACTGCAAAAGCTCAACGCACACATTCATAATAGACTTGTGCCTAGACACATGAATAAAGAAAAGAACATGTATTGGAACGTGAAGTCGGTATCTACTATCTAGGCATATCCCTTCCCTCTTTAATCTAAAACTGACTCCTAATGCAGCATCCACGTTAAGCCACGTCACACCCTGAAATTGCAGTCGTTGGATTATATTGAGGATCAATCAAGTCTTAGATCTTAACAGTTGGGCCTACGAACAGTCATGTCCTTTAGTTGAAAGGCATATCCCTTGGTCAATGAATGTCTTCTTATGGAAAACATGTCCCTTGGTGAAAAAATGTCTCTTCGTGGAAAGAAACAACCCTTAAAATAATGTCTTCTTATAAAATTTAGTTTGTAACTTCCCAAAAGACGTGACCATTGTAATTGCCTTAACTATGCTAGAACACTAATGTACCAAAATTTAACATTTCAATTTGTTTATGCACTTCAACAACATATAAACTTTGCAACTCTATGTCTAAAACGCAAACTTTATCTATAAATATTTCAAAATAAACTCACTAATATACTTTCAACTTCTAATAAATTTCTACTTCACTAAATCCTCAAAAAAAACTCACTAAAATATCTAGTGTGGGCTATACACTGGTTTATGTTTATGTGTGGATTTAGTTCTTGCAGTTAATATAGCTTCAACTTCTAATAAATTTCTACTTCAGTACATTACGGTGGGCAAAGAGAATATGCTCCTATAGACGAATCAGTATCAACTACTAAAGATGTTGGAATCTAATTCCCAGTATCTTACCGCCACAACTTTTCGTTTCACAACGTGATGAAGTATAGGGTAATACTACAAGGTAAGTCCAGGTAAATCAACCACTGACATGCAAATAAACATGTAGAGCATATTTTTCATTTGGAGTTTCTAACCTGCCACAAAGCACTAACTTTGTTGTCCTTCATAGGAGATTCTTGTGCATTGCTTTCTTTGCTATCCTGATCAGATTGAGTTGATATGTAGAACAGTAATTCTCCAAGTGTTGCCATACAGAATCTCCTCAGTTTATCATGCCGGTCCCTTAAGCCATCTGACAAGGCATTAACAATTCCTGAACTAGCTAGCTCTGCATCAAGGATAGTGGAGTAGCGTATCAACAGTCCCATAAGTGAAGCAACCTGGACACGCAAGACTGAAGTTTTTGATAGTCGAAGCATTTTTATAAGCAATGACATAATTGGGCCATTAGTGATTATATTTGCAGCATCAGAGTTCATGCTTAACAACTCCAGGTATCTGATGATATTCTGTTTTTCTGAAACCTGAAAAGATCCACTCAAACTCTGCATTATCTGGCTATGGAATGCATTCATCTGTTCTCGTGGTAACCTGATGTAATCAGCAGCAGGGAGAGCTTCAAAAGGAAGCACAGTGACAGTCTCGGTAGCCTTATCTCCTTTTTTACTGGGCATAACTGGTTTAACAGCAAGATCTGTTGGATGCCAGAATGCTTCAAAGATGTTAGACGGCTCAGAACCCGTTGCAGCACCAGAAGTTATCTTCGGACGTGCTTTCCTCATACAGAAACTAGGTGGAGTGGCCACCACATCAAGATTCTCTGAGCAGTTCTGCTCAGCTTTCAACATGGTATCAGGCTTAACAGAACACTCATCCGTGAGCATATCCACCTGATTTATGCAGTTCTCTTCATTTCCATCAGTTCCTTCGGTCGTATGCTTTTCATCTGCTGTGGATCCAGCATTATCTGATCCATCATTATCATCAGGTGCATCGCCTTCTGGATTTTCACCAAAATCAAGCTCCATGTCATTATTTTCTATCTTAACTTCAGCCTCATTTTCGTTTGTTTCTGTGGGAGGACGCCTGTAGTTCTCCTTGTCTTTTTCCCTTTGCAAATTTTTCTTAGCTATGCGAGACATTCTAAGGACATTTACACCCTTCAAACCATCAGCCTTACAAGGTTTTGCATTATTTTTCTTACCAGTTAGCACATTCTTAACAGGGGTCGTGAACACCTTGGCAGAATTTTCATCTTTCTTGCGTAGGTGTTCACGAGTCTTGGGTGGCGTCAGCTGTCCGGAGGGCTTATCCCCATTTCGCTCAGCTAGATATGGTGTAGTGGGAAGTCCAACCATGTTGTTGAAGGCAGGTTGAGGAGGTAACGGAATCATTGGCATACTGTTTCTCCAGAAGTTGTGTGCACATAGTTCAGACCACTGTAGTCTTTCAGCTGGGTCTTTCATGAGTAAGCAGTTGATCAGATTCTGGAAAGACCTTGACGAGTTATCAGGTAAAGGTGGTGCAGGCTCTGAAAGTATGGATTTGACTAACTGGGTAAATTCACGGCCCACGAAAGGAGGTCTTCCTACATAGCATTCGTATAGCACACAACCAAGAGCCCAGAAATCAGAAGCATATGAGTGGACCCCTCCCTCTTGGAACAACTCAGGAGCCATGTAACATGGTGTCCCCCTCATAGGTTGTGGCACCTAAGGACATGTGTTCAAACCGAAGGAAATCATTAAAATAagataaaacaaaacaaaacaaaatgctTGAAGAAAAGGAAATGGGACCTCACATCTCCAGGGTCGGTCTTCTCGATGTCCTTTAAACGTCTTGCTAATCCAAAATCACACAGCTAGAACAAAAGGGGAAATTACTGTTAGCTCCCAGCAATTTTCTGTTCCTTTGCTGTTACTGTATTTACATATTTCACAGTGGGCTACTGATTACCTTCATGCATCCAAACTCATCAAGTAGGATGTTAGATGGCTTCAGATCACAAT
The Aegilops tauschii subsp. strangulata cultivar AL8/78 chromosome 3, Aet v6.0, whole genome shotgun sequence genome window above contains:
- the LOC109756961 gene encoding serine/threonine-protein kinase RUNKEL; translated protein: MNNFHVYEAIGRGKHSTVYKGRKKKTIEYFAVKSVDKSQRSKVLNEVRMLHSLDHANVLKFYSWYETSAHFWLVLEYCVGGDLKGLLEQDKKLPESAMHDLAYDLVKALLFLHSQGIIYCDLKPSNILLDEFGCMKLCDFGLARRLKDIEKTDPGDVPQPMRGTPCYMAPELFQEGGVHSYASDFWALGCVLYECYVGRPPFVGREFTQLVKSILSEPAPPLPDNSSRSFQNLINCLLMKDPAERLQWSELCAHNFWRNSMPMIPLPPQPAFNNMVGLPTTPYLAERNGDKPSGQLTPPKTREHLRKKDENSAKVFTTPVKNVLTGKKNNAKPCKADGLKGVNVLRMSRIAKKNLQREKDKENYRRPPTETNENEAEVKIENNDMELDFGENPEGDAPDDNDGSDNAGSTADEKHTTEGTDGNEENCINQVDMLTDECSVKPDTMLKAEQNCSENLDVVATPPSFCMRKARPKITSGAATGSEPSNIFEAFWHPTDLAVKPVMPSKKGDKATETVTVLPFEALPAADYIRLPREQMNAFHSQIMQSLSGSFQVSEKQNIIRYLELLSMNSDAANIITNGPIMSLLIKMLRLSKTSVLRVQVASLMGLLIRYSTILDAELASSGIVNALSDGLRDRHDKLRRFCMATLGELLFYISTQSDQDSKESNAQESPMKDNKVSALWQVPSSVIALVSSILRKGEDDLAQLYALRTIDNICSQGTDWTSRFASQDVIGHLCYIYKATGKQENTRLIAISCLSRLARFSSSCTHLILEKLTFKDIACTLLKGNPREQQISLNLLNSALGNSHIIPNMSRYILSLTEEKQLVPGLISLIEQGTDILRGKALLFVALLCKNSRRWLPQFFCNAKLLSAVDRLGKEKDGFIHQCTEAFVQLVASLVPGILDTVSSDIQQVMGGKRHGPITALTGRAHPKSTIHLFPVILHLLGSVSFNHRVVTSQVLLQLANLMKILETPFQARDDFQMTLLRVLEAATEEPSVILREHKIFTSRFLPSLSILYKGNKDCDARFLCLKILSDVMIVIFSDSSLTADEQCLADLKTISHKYFLPMYPSFAEDEDPIPMYAQKLLVMLMEHDCVKVSDILNEATVSQCFEFLLGDLSNANVSNVKLCFALASAPDMDSNILSQLQVVRRIGNLLEFVTAKDMDDFLEPTLELCRAFIIRGTGSNRSIVLSKEPALLVDSAFSMSIAVDQQSCIMDICDLGGSMGIFLEVVGNSDPQISDLASDCVVLLLKAAPREATMGLLTNLPKLSALLDSLKHGVPLPRTRLLYSLAFSCRQYLTQGMILSISVPALMRVEALVSSFKCSQDSCLADAASCVGAELQRLPRCG